From the Argentina anserina chromosome 3, drPotAnse1.1, whole genome shotgun sequence genome, the window CTATGAGTCTAGTTTTCATAGCCGTTGGAATCGCAGAAATCTCATTTTTCTGGAGGAAGTTATGCTTGATTTACTAAGCAGAGATCAAACTGTCCGAGAATGAAAAGAGGAAGCAATCCTAGTTAAGGAATGAAATAAGGTGTCAGCCGAATTGGACTCTTATTAGGGTTTTTATGAGCATATATTATGGATAGAAAGTTGAGTTATTTGATGCCCTTGGATCAGTTTATCATCATAAAAAAGAAGGGCCAAAATTAGCTCAATTTTATAGGGTTTGTtccctatatataggagactTAATAGATGAATTGGGGGATTCCCTTTTGGCTGCAGCAGTCCTCCATCTCCTGCCCCTCTTTCTCTACTCCATAATAgtttaggtttttatttttccttagTGATTTCCCTCTTGTGTGATCATAGTAGTTGTGCTCGGAGTTTCGACGAACaaaaagtgtaactctatgaattcttatttttttaattcaatcttTATGTTGTTCATCATCTTATTCTCTTTCTTCctgttttattttgattattagTCTATGTTTATGTGTGATTTATTGTTATTACGTTATTATATGATGTTCTAGCTATTTGATTCATGCTTGTCTATTGGTTTTAGATCTATGATTCTTGTTCTTTATACATATGTACCTTGCTTGTGTTTGGACTGCGTTGGTTAACATAAGTGGGTAGGGAAATCATAGATTTCATGTTAATATGGGGTATTAGGCTGCGTCGGCTATACTCTTGTATTAGTATGTTCGACTTTATATTTTTCGTGCTTAATGATTCATGTAATTATTTAGCTGCATCGACTGtttttatatgaaatattattTGTATCTTGGCTGCGTCGGCTGATATTTAGGAGGGTTTAGAATCATTTAGATAATTACTTGGCTGCGTTGGCTGTCTTTATCTAAGGAGTTGATTTAACATTAAACTTGCATGTTTAGGTTGCTAGGATTGAGATAGCGTaatattgttttgtgtttacaTATGTGTGTGTGCAATAAGGAGGGTCACTTGTACATAAGTATATTTTGTTTTCGTAGGAATTTAGAAATAAACACATCTCTCAAACAATTTATCTCTTGTAAATATGTGAATATCGgtaaataattattatttttctaatgcTCTATCTTGCAAAGTACCCTCAATTCCCGGCCTATAATAATACCCTTACTTACACTATACTATCTTCTACAGGGTTTTATTGATGGTTTTAAAACGGTTCATCACTGCTGCCGGCCTTTAGACCCGAAAATCAGATAGCTAGCGTGTAGTTTAGGACTACTGCAGTTTTTATTCTAAATCGACTGCGAGACATCAACTATCAATGCACAATGTCATTATCAATTATGCTCCTTTTCTTGTAGACTTCATGTAATTAACTTGGCAAAGTTACGACATCCTTCTCTAaggataataaaaaaaatctaatgtTGATTGAGATGTCATCTGGTGAAAGACCTTCTCCCGAAactgaaaaataagaaatttcaAAACAAGAACTTCGGTCATGCGTGTATATAATGGTTCTTGTAATCaatgactatatatattgacAATATTGTCTACTGTAATGCAAAGTACGTGAGTAACGGTCAAATTTGGTTGATAAGGAGAAAACAAATAGAGTAACTCTAGTTATATCTCccttatcattttttttcctgaatttTCTGAATTTACCCCTATAAATTCTATAAACACctctttctatttttcttttttcattctcATCTTCTTATGTTTCAATCTAAAAAGGCATTGATTTCATCTTTATTCTCATATTTTTCTGCTCCAACTTGAGATTTAATCACTTCAAATTAAAAGCAACGATCTCATATAAGTCAATTAATATAGGAGAATTGGTTTCATAAAATTGATCgacaataaattatttaacACAATGGAAATAttagaaataagatttttcaacctgacactttataattctacTACAACAAAGgttaaattgaatttgattcaaCTCCCAGAATATAATATGCTTCAATGGAAAATTGAAGTTTGTTACAGATTGGACTCATTGAAGAGATGAAGCCATAAATGTAAGagcttttaaaaaaattaagctAAGGTGAGAGTTTATAGAAGGGGTAAAATAtgatttaaataattaatgaGGTATATATAGCAAATATGGAGGTGTATCTATGtcacaaccccaaaatttcgaatgataaaaatttgaattcgaagccatgaaaactctaaaacaatctcaaatatattgaaatcatcttatagccatagtgtatcgaaactgagttcacagtacgactcagtcgacttgaataatacataaccagtttatacttcaagtattataacaaatggaaatgtaaaattcactcaatcctcaccacaaacagaaaaaagaaatctTGAGCAATCTTCAAGTAAGCCCTCAGAATCTGTTAATCCCcacatgcaaaactatcacatacaccatcgaattggtgcatcgggattgtaaacacaaacccggtaagtttttcagcccgtatgagtaaatcgacattataacatacatcacatacaaatgaaatataactaataacatttaaagacaagtgtactcatgagacactggacaacccatctattacccaaaatcatttaaaacatgggtactcatgagacccaagtaccaatctgttacccctcatgcagtacaccggcagacactgggcaacccatcccCAATATCACTCagaacatgggtactcatgagacctaggtAACCCATATaatacccctcatgcagtacaccgacagacaaactagagctttaactgatcgtaaccgaCACTCAGTCAAagcttggttccgattactgccaacaacgtccgaagaccagaaaacgttttaaaaatactcattgttaaaaccacgtataatataacaatccacacatgttattgtactacaaccaagcgactcttgcacaataatatatatacagtcatCACAACATAATCTCATTTTTTTGAAATATAAactgtaacattatataatatagcaactcatatatatgtatcgtatttaccatttttgtacacatacacaacccactatattatatagatgtcacagttcactctttttaagaaatcgtaaatatgagtcaccgtcAAGGGTaaacttgtcatagtgagatttactcaccttatttcctacGTGCAAtttccacgacaccgaaagTAACTCCCTCACTcatttcgtcagtcacctaataacatgatagagtgcttagaaaatgatacgtaaaatcaCAGGCAACGATTCATTACCgctaaaacattgttcataaaacactgtCCAGATGACCGCGCCGTATCATGAGAGTTCGGAAAGCTTTCGCATTGCTATATCTTTTACATGTTTCTCAAACGTAACTTTAGACAATGACTTGGTGAATAGATCTACCACATTCTCCTCAGATTTAACTTGGTTCACTTGAATCTTGAGGAGagcttgttgttgttgattgTAGAAAAACTTTGGAGATATATGTTTCATATTCACCCTTGATATAACCTAGCTTCATTTGTTCGATGCAAGCTGCattatcttcattaaatgCACGTAGGCTCTTCAGTGGTAGAACTTAAACCACTAGTTCCTCGAATATGAGTAATGATGGACCTTAGCCATACGCACTCACAAACCGCCTCATGTAGAGCAATAATCTCTGAGTGGTTCGAAGAGGTAGCCACAAAGGTTTGCTTGgttgatctccaagatattgcCGTTTTTCCAATAgtgaatacataaccagtttgggAACGGCCTTTATGTgggtcagaaagatacccagcaTCAGCGAAACTAATCAAAACATTATTTGGGGTTTCAGAGTAGGGGATAGTAATTTTGTCATTGACCTTTTCTTTAGGACTGCAATTCCATTCGCGGATCCTCTTGTCTTACTATAAGGAAAGAATAAACCCAAGTCAATGGTTCCTTTTAGGTATCGAAATGTGTTCTTAACACCACTCCAATGACGTTGCATAGGCGTTGAGCTAAATTTAGCTAACAAGTTCACTGAGAATGCAATATTTGGTCGAGTACATTGGGCCAAGTACAATAATGCGCCTATTGCACTTAGGTAGGGAGTTTCAACTCCTCATACCTCTTCGTCCTCTTCTACTGGGCGAAACGGATCTTTCTTTACATTCAAACTTCGACTGATCATGGAAGTGCTAACAGGGTGCactttgtccatgttaaatCGCCTGAGCATCTTATGGACATATGCAGACTGGTGGATTAGAATTCCACAAGCTCGGTGCTCTAGTTCAAGGCCTAGACAAAACTGAGTTTTCCCaagatctttcatctcaaattcggaTTTCAAATAGCTCGTGGTTTCTCTTATTTCATCAAGAGTGcctattatgttcatgtcatcaacatatacaACTACAATATCAAATCCGGAACttgttttctttataaatACGCAGGGGCATAATTCATTATTCTTATATCATTCCCAATCAAGTAGTCACTTAAACGGGTATACCACATCCGCCCAGATTGCTTTAGTCTGTAAAGTGAGCATTTTAACCTGATTGCAAACGCACTCCGTGGTTTAGAGTCACTTGACTTGGGCAATTGAAGGCCATCAGAcactttcatatatatctctaaatctagatccccatagagatatggtgtaaccacatccataagctgcatgtccAGTCTTTCGAAACTACCAAACTAACAAGGTAACGAAACGTTATGACGTCCATTATGGGAGAGTATGTCTCCTCATAGTCAATTCCAGGGCGTTGTGAGAAATCTTGCGCCACAAGGCGAGCCTTGTACCTTAGGACTTCATTCTTCTCATTACGCTTTCTGAAAAATACTCATTTATGTCCTACAGGCTTTACACTTGGTGGGGTTAGCACTACCGGACCAAATACCTGTCTTTTTGCCAGTGAATCTAATTCTACCTAGATTGCGTCTTTCCATTTAGGCCAATCTGCTCTTTGTTGACATTCTACAACAGAGCGTGGTTCGATATCATCATACTCTATTATTTTATGAGCAACGTTATATGCAAATGCATCATCAATGTGTATGGAAGATCTTTCCATCAACTCATGTGCATTCTCATAATTCATTGAAATTTCTTTGTTCTCTGGAATCATACCAAACATCGGAGCGTCCTCCAGTAATGATTCATTGACATAACTATAATCAGAGATAATCTCATGAGAGGGATTCTCCACATCGATGATTAATGGATCGGGTTGTGCCTTAGTCGCCATTTTCTTCCTTGGGCGAGTATCAGTCGAACCAAGTGGCCTCCCCTTCTTCCTTTGAGGAGCCATGGCCTTAACCACACCTCCACTAAGTGTGGTTGCAGTGCCTCCTACTACGACACCATGCCCTTTTTGGGGACTTCTAACCTTGCAAGCACATTTGCAACTGGTATATGTGATCTTGTCACTTTAGCGATATCAGAAAACGCAGCAGGCATCGAATCTGCTATGTTCTGAAGATCGATTATTCTTTTCACTTCACTTTCACATTGTGGAGTGCGGGGATCAAAATGAGATTGAGTGGGGACAAACCATGACAATTCCTGTCGTTCTCTTTGAAAATTCTttttcttatctccccctaacgacgggaagactgtcttatcaaagtgacaatccgCAAATCTAGGGGTAAAACGATCGCCTGTCAAAGGTTCCAAATAATTGTTGGGGATTCATATCCAACATAAATACCTagtcgtctctgaggacctaCTTTGTGCGTTGTGGGGGCGCAATATGCACATATACAGCACAACCAaatatgcgtaagtgtgaaatgtcAGGCTcatatccagtaaccaactgGTACGCAGAAAATGGTTGGCTTGTAGtaggtctgaaacgaataagcaAGGATGCGTGCAATATTGCATACCCCCATGCACTGATAGGTAAGTTGGTGCGCATAACAAGTGCCCTAGCCACCATCTGTAATCTTTTGATGGTGGCTTCAGCGAGACTAGTTTGTGTATGCACATGGGGAATATGATGCTCTacatcgatcccaatagacatgcaataatcatcaaatgCTTTTGATGTAAACTCTCCAACGTTATCAAGCCTTATAGACTTAATAGGGTGATCAGGGTGGTGAACCCTTAAACGAATAATATGTGCTAGAAGTTTTGCAAATGCAGCGTTTTGTGTGGACAATAATGCAACATGTGACCAGCGAGTTGAAGTATCTACTAAAACCATAAAATACTTAAATGACCCGCATTCTGGAtggataggtccacaaatatcACCTTGTatcctttgtaagaatggaatgttttaTTTCGTATCTTTAGCATAGGAAGGTCTCGATCCTGTTTTTGCCAAAGAGcaggctttgcaaaatgactgATGTGCCTTGGAAATAGTCATTGAGGCAGAGGGAAGCAACACTTCTATTACTTTAGAAGGTGATGACTGCATTGGAGTAGTGTAACGAGCATTGTGCATCGTATTGGGTTGTTGTCCCCTTTTATTTTTCCCTCGAAAGAAGGGATGTCCGTGTGAATTCTTTAGAATATGGACCATCATGTCCCGACCAGGATGTCCTAATCGGTCATGCCAAAGCCTGTATAAGTCAGTGTCCCaaatttcatcattggtgACAACATAGGATTCAATAATCCAAATGGTAGTAAGATATAGTCCATTGTAttgactcttcatcttctctaaaacGCGTGTGCGTCCACATTCAAAAGAAGTAAGACATAAATATTCACTTCCATTCTCACAATAAGTGTTCAGATGATAACCGTTGGTGCGAATATCTTTGAAACTTAACAAGGTTCCAGGGGCTTTAGGTGCATATAGAGCATTGGTGATTTTTAACAATGTGCCATTTGGCAAGAAAAATTGGGCAGTTCCTCGCCCTTTTACTATTTGGTCGGATCCAGTCATAGTAGACAAACATGAATTATAAGGAATTAATTCAACAAATAATTGTCGATCCTTAATATAGTGTGGGTAGTCGCACAATCTGCTAAGCACTCTATTTCTCCTCGATTCATTCCtacaattaaattttgatatgatcattaaaaatatatatctcatatgCAGTAGAGTATTCTAGTGTAGGTCGAATGATATACTTTtcattccaattttttttttatggatgTATTGCTTTACATCATTAATAGTGTTATTTCTGAACCAtgtataataatttaaaaacttgaacaatctcaatacttcagaataaaatctgaaaatttattaataatcCAACGAtaatcaaaataagtctcATACATAGAAATCCAATTTCAACAAAccattattgaaaaataaacttTAAGACCAAATCAATAGTCTAATTAAAATAAGGCATTACGCCTTCACACTCAACTtggaaataaatgaaaaagattAATCAAAATCTAGAATATCGTTTGACTTGGCATGGTCCATCTTGCCATTAAAGTCTGAGATTGTGAGGTTGACATTAGGTTCAAGACCTTCTTCCTCCATATAGTGAGCCTCTTGTTCTCTAGACTCTCTATACCTCTTGTAATTGGCTGCTACTCTGTTGCTTGCGTGGTAGTTCTTATACCAATTAGCAGTGTCTCCACACCTATAGCAAGGTTCATTGCCAACTCTTTCCCTTTTTGCTGGGGGGGGGGGTTTCGGTGCCTTTTGCACTTTGTGACCACTAGGTCCAGTGCCACCATGGTCACTAGGACCTGCACCACCATCTCTGCGCCATACATTGGGAGGACGTTCACGGCCCATTCCACGGCCCATACCACGGCCTCCATATCCTTTTCCACGTAGTGTATTGCCCCCATGTGTGTAAGGGTCAGCACGTCCAGTCCCCTTTACTTTAGGGTTCTTTCCATCCTTCGTCTTGCCATAGCTAGCCTCGGGAATTTTCTTTGTCGCAATAGGTCTGACATTATTGTTCAGAAGAACTTGATCATGACGTTCAGATACTTGCAACATGGTGATCAATTTATGGAAGGTAGTGATTCTTTTGTTGTCATACTCCAACCTATACTGGTTCGCTAGTATAAGGGCCGAAGTAGGGAAAGTGGATAGAGTTTTATGGATCATATCATCTTCTGTGAGTTCCTTGCCACAGAAATTGAGACGTGCTTTAAGGCGCAACATATCACTGTTGAAGTCATTAACCCTTTTTTAGTCAAGTAAGCGGATTTCATTCCACTGGACAGTTAATTCTGGGAGCAAAGTGTCATGAATATTCTCAAAACGTCCCTTTAGGGCATTCCACAGTTTTTTGGGTGTTTTCAACTGAAGGTACTCCCATATCAAGCTTTGATCAATATGCCGCCTCAAGAACATTAGGGCATTGGCTTTGGTTTTTGCCGACGGTTCATCTTTTTTGTCGGTGGGAGGATAAATGGTGGTTGTGTAGTCCTTTCCCACAAACGTGGTTTCAACATCAGAAACCCAACGATGGTACTCAATTCCTTCTGAGTCCAAAATGGTGAATTCGGGTCGAGTTTGGTCAGCCATCTACAAAAACAAGATTAAATGTTTATTAATTTCCAAGAGTGTGCATTGGATTTCGAGACCAAATTTCATGGTGGCCACATATTTTATTTCGATGCTTTTTGTGAAAATATTTTATCACATAGTTACTTTATAAAACTTTGTAAAGcgcatgattttcattatcatgaaaataatatataagttgtactaaaataataatattgatGTTAAGAACCTATgaaacatgcatatatttaattCTTAAGCACGTTATAAAGTATAACACATTGATCAAATATGCCACAAtcgta encodes:
- the LOC126787347 gene encoding uncharacterized protein LOC126787347 yields the protein MLRLKARLNFCGKELTEDDMIHKTLSTFPTSALILANQYRLEYDNKRITTFHKLITMLQVSERHDQVLLNNNVRPIATKKIPEASYGKTKDGKNPKVKGTGRADPYTHGGNTLRGKGYGGRGMGRGMGRERPPNVWRRDGGAGPSDHGGTGPSGHKVQKAPKPPPPAKRERVGNEPCYRCGDTANWYKNYHASNRVAANYKRYRESREQEAHYMEEEGLEPNVNLTISDFNGKMDHAKSNDILDFD